The nucleotide sequence CTGGAATTGAACAGCCTGGGCGACGCCGACGACCGTGCCCGGTATCGCGAGGCGCTGGTGGCTTACCTCAAGGCCCACGAAGACCGGCTGGATGAAGACAGCCGCCGCCGGCTGGAGCGTAACCCATTGCGGGTACTCGACAGCAAGGACGCCGGCACACGCGACGTGCTGGCGGGCGCGCCGCAACTGGCCGATTACCTGGGCGACGAGGCTCGCAGCCACTTCGACGGGCTGTGCGCGCTGCTCCAGGCCAACGGGGTCGCATACACCCTGAACCCGCGTCTGGTACGTGGCCTGGATTATTACGGCAAGACAGTGTTCGAGTGGGTCACCGATGCCCTCGGCGCCCAGGGCACCGTCTGTGCCGGGGGCCGTTACGACGGCCTGGTCGAGCAACTCGGTGGCAAGCCGACCCCGGCCGTGGGCTTCGCTATGGGTATCGAGCGGCTGATTCTGCTGCTGGAACAGCGCCGGCCGGAACTGCGGCCGGATGCCGAACTCTATATTGTCTCGTCGGAGGCCGGTGCGGCCCTGACGCTGGCCGAGCAACTGCGCGATGCGCTGCCGGGCCGCCGGGTGCAGTGCCACTGTGGTGGCGGCAGCTTCAAGAGCCAGATGAAAAAGGCCGACCGCAGCGGCGCCTGGTTTGCGCTGCTGCTGGGCGAGGACGAACTCAACGCCGGGCTGGTCACCGTCAAGCCGCTGCGGCAGGATGGCGAGCAGCAACAGGTGGCGCGCGACGCGCTGGCGCAGACCCTGGCCGGGCTGCTGCCGTAAAACAAGGGAAGGGAGAAGCGGTGAGGGCCGCTTCTGTCGACACAATCGAGGAGAACAACCGGTGTACAACTCTGAAGAAGAACAAGTCGAAGCGCTGCGTGGCTGGTGGGAGAAAAATGGCCGCTCGCTGATCATTTCCGTGGTGATCGCGCTGGCGGTGGTGATCGGCTGGCGGCAGTGGACCGGCAGCCGCACGGCCAACGCCGAAGCCGCCTCCGCCGTGTACGAACAGATGATGGCTGCCCTGGGCAGCGGCAACGAGCCGTCACAACTGGCCGAAGCGGAGAAACATGCCAACACCCTGCGCGAGGAATACCCGCGCAGCGCCTACGCCGGCCACGCCGGACTGACACTGGCCCGCGTGGCCGTGACGCAGGGCGATTACGAGAAAGCCGGTGCGGTACTGAACGACGTGATCAGCGCGGGCCACAATGATGCGCTGGTCTACACCGCGCGGGTGCGTCTGGCCCGGGTGCTGGTGCAGGCCGGTGATACCGACGGCGCGCTCAAGCAACTGGACGGTACGTTCCCGGAAGCCTGGGCGGGCCAAGCGGCCGAAGTGCGTGGTGATGCGCTGCGTCTGGCGGGCCGTGCCGAGGATGCGCGCGGCGCCTACGACAGCGCCATCGAAAACCTGCCCGCCGGCGACAGCGCCCGCGAACGGGTGCGCATGAAACTGGAAGATATCGCCCCGGCGTCCTGAGCCGGGTAATCCTGACCGGCCACCGGGCCGCGCAGAGCAAAGGTGTACGCATTGGTGAACCTGAGGTCGAAACGCAACAGTCTGGCCCTGCTGGCCGCCGCCGCGCTGGCGCTGGCGGGGTGCAGCAGCAACCCGAACGCCATCGAACCGAACCCGCTGCCGGACTTCGAGCGCGAGTTCAAAGTGGAGCGGGCCTGGTCCACTGGCATCGGCGAGGGCATCGACAAGGCCTGGCTGCGGTTGCAGCCGGCGGTGACCCATCGGGCCGTGTACGCTGCCGACCTGGAAGGGCTGGTGGAGGCGCACGAACTGGAGCGCGGCAAGCGCCTGTGGCGCACGCGGACGGATGACCGCATCAGCGGCGGCCTGTACGCCGGCTACGGCAAGGTGGTCTATGGCACCCGCGAAGGCGATGTGGTGGCCCTGTCGGAAGACGACGGCAGCGAACTCTGGCGCATTCGCCTGAGCAGCGAAGTGCTGTCGCCGGCGGCCATGAACGCGTCGCTGGCGGTGGTGCAGACGCTGGACGGCCAGGTGGTGGCGCTGGACAGTGAAACCGGCGAAGAGCGCTGGCGCTTCGACAACCCGGTGCCGATCCTGATCCTGCGTGGCGCGGCGACGCCGACCATCGTCGGGGACCGGGTCTATGTGGCGTTTGCCAACGGCAAGGTAGCCGCCCTGGATATCGAGAACGGCATCCCGGTGTGGGAACGCCGCGTGGCCGAGCCGACCGGACGTT is from Isoalcanivorax pacificus W11-5 and encodes:
- the hisS gene encoding histidine--tRNA ligase; this encodes MSKKVTSIRGMNDILPAQTPLWQYLETRVGRVLDAYGYSEIRMPVLERTELFKRSIGEVTDIVEKEMYTFDDRSGDSVTLRPEGTAGCVRAAEEHGLLYNQTQRLWYRGPMFRYERPQAGRYRQFHQIGVETFGMTGPDIDAELIIMTARLWRELGLADQVTLELNSLGDADDRARYREALVAYLKAHEDRLDEDSRRRLERNPLRVLDSKDAGTRDVLAGAPQLADYLGDEARSHFDGLCALLQANGVAYTLNPRLVRGLDYYGKTVFEWVTDALGAQGTVCAGGRYDGLVEQLGGKPTPAVGFAMGIERLILLLEQRRPELRPDAELYIVSSEAGAALTLAEQLRDALPGRRVQCHCGGGSFKSQMKKADRSGAWFALLLGEDELNAGLVTVKPLRQDGEQQQVARDALAQTLAGLLP
- the bamB gene encoding outer membrane protein assembly factor BamB, with translation MNLRSKRNSLALLAAAALALAGCSSNPNAIEPNPLPDFEREFKVERAWSTGIGEGIDKAWLRLQPAVTHRAVYAADLEGLVEAHELERGKRLWRTRTDDRISGGLYAGYGKVVYGTREGDVVALSEDDGSELWRIRLSSEVLSPAAMNASLAVVQTLDGQVVALDSETGEERWRFDNPVPILILRGAATPTIVGDRVYVAFANGKVAALDIENGIPVWERRVAEPTGRSELERLVDISNNLIVEGGGVFSATFQGSVAVLDQEAGRPYWTKDMSTSTQMASALGSLFVADSTGHVWAIDQRTGNTLWKLDLLYGRGLTGVAVQRGQVVVGDAEGYLHWIDAASGRITARTRHHRKGFAAAPVVRDDVLYVYGRRGRLAAYVLEDR
- a CDS encoding YfgM family protein, whose protein sequence is MYNSEEEQVEALRGWWEKNGRSLIISVVIALAVVIGWRQWTGSRTANAEAASAVYEQMMAALGSGNEPSQLAEAEKHANTLREEYPRSAYAGHAGLTLARVAVTQGDYEKAGAVLNDVISAGHNDALVYTARVRLARVLVQAGDTDGALKQLDGTFPEAWAGQAAEVRGDALRLAGRAEDARGAYDSAIENLPAGDSARERVRMKLEDIAPAS